DNA from Amorphoplanes friuliensis DSM 7358:
CGCCGATCGCGAACCGGCTCGCCGGCACCAGTTCGTAGACGCCGGCGGGTTTGCCGATGGCCGCGCGGCGTACGCCCGCGGGGGCGATCAGGCCGTCGTCGACGAGCCGGCCCAGCACCTTGGAGACGGCCTGCGGGGTGAGGCCGGTGGCGTCGGCGACGGTCGCGCGTTCGAAGGTGGGCATCGACCGGGCGACGGCCATGACCAGGGCCTCGTTGTAGCCGCGCAGGAAGCTTTGGTCGGCCGCGGAGCGATGCATCTCACCATCCTATTACGCAACGGCGTTGCTAAAGTCTTCCCTCGTGACTGAGTTGAGCCGGAATCACCGGTGGGCCGCACTGCTCGCCCTCGCGCTGGGCGGCGTGGCCATCGGGCTGACCGAGTTCGCCGCGATGGGGCTGCTGCCCGAGATCGCCCGCGGACTGCTGCCCGAGGCCTGGGCGGAGTCCTCCTCTGACGCGGTGGCGCGAGGCGGGTGGACCATCACCGCGTACGCGCTGGGTGTGGTCGTCGGCGCACCGACGATCGCCGCGCTGACCGCCCGCGTGCCTCGCAAGAAGCTGGTCCTCGGTCTTCTGGTGCTCTTCGTGGTCGGCACCGTCGCGTCCGCGCTGGCCCCGACCTTTGAGCTCGTGCTGGTGGCGCGGTTCGTCGCGGCGCTGCCGCACGGTGCCTACTTCGGTGCGGCCGGCCTGCTCGCGGCGACGCTGATGGGTCCGGGCAGCGAGGCCCGGGGGTACGCAGCGGTGCTCAGCGGGCTCACAGCGGCCAACGTGGTCGGCGTACCCCTGATCACCCGGCTCGGGCAGACCTCCGGCTGGCGGATCGCGTACCTGGTCATCGCCGGTGTTTTTCTGTTGACCCTGGCGGCCGTGCTGCTGGTGGTGCCGGAGGTCGCGGCCACCCCGGACGGGTCGCCGGCCCGGGAGCTGCACGCTTTGCGCACCCCGCAGGTCTGGCTGGTGGCGGCCACGGCGGCGATCGGGTTCGCCGGGTTCTTCGCCGTGAACAGCTACATCGCGCCGGTCACCACCGAGGTCACCGGGCTGGGGGCGGGCGCCGTCCCCTGGGTGCTGGTCGCGTTCGGGCTCGGGATGACCGTGGGCAACGCCCTCGGCGGGTGGTTCGCCGACCGCAACCTGCGACGGGCCATGCTCATCGGTTTTGCCTGTGTCATCGCCTCGATCGTGCTTTTCGGACTGATCGCCGCCACCACCGCGGGCATCTTCATCGGCGCCTTCCTGATCGGCGCGACCAGCCTGTTCCTCGGCCCGGCGCTGCAGGCGCGGCTGATCACGGTGGCACCCGGCGCGCAGCTGATGGGCGCCGCGGTCAACCAGTCGGCCATGAACGTCGCCAACAGCCTCGGTGCCGCGCTCGGCGGGCTGGTCATCGCCCGCGGTTACGGATATCTGGCCCCGACCTGGGTCGGCGTGGTGCTCGCGGTCGCCGGCCTCGGCCTCGCGGCGGCGGGGTTCGCTACGGAGCGGCGGCGTGAGCTCTCACCAGCTGTGTAGCGTGCCGTCCTCGAGGCGGTTCACCGGCAGCGACGCCGGGCGGTACGGGTAGCGCGCGGCCAGCTCCTCGTCGATGTCGACACCGAGTCCCGGCGTCGTGGACGGGTGCAGGTAGCCGTCCTCGTAGTGGTAGCCGTGCGGGAACACCTCGTCGGTCGCGGCGGTGTGCGGCATGTACTCCTGCAGGCCGAAGTTGGGGATGCTCACGTCGAGGTGCAGCGCCGCCGCCAGGCAGATCGGTGACAGGTCGGTGGCGCCGTGCGACCCGCTGCGCACGTGGTAGAGGTGGGCCAGGTCGAAGATGCGCCGCAGGTGGCTGATCCCGCCCGCGTGCACGACGCTGGCCCGGATGTAGTCGATGAGTTGCCCGGTGATCAGCTCCTGGCAGTCCCAGATGCTGTTGAACACCTCGCCGACCGCCAGCGGTGTGGTGGTGTGCTGCCGGATGAGCCGGTAGCCCTCCTGCAATTCCGCCGGGACAGGATCCTCGAGCCAGGTCAGCGCGTACGGCTCCAGACGGCGGCCCAGCGTGGCGGCCTCGATCGGGGTGAGCCGGTGGTGCGCGTCGTGGAGCAGCCGCAGGTCCGGCCCGAACTCCGCGCGGACGCGTTCGAAGACGCCGGGCACGTGGGCGAGGTAGCGCGGTGTCGACCAGACCTCCTGCGCGGGCAGGGCCGAGCCGGCGGGTTCGTAGGTG
Protein-coding regions in this window:
- a CDS encoding MFS transporter; protein product: MTELSRNHRWAALLALALGGVAIGLTEFAAMGLLPEIARGLLPEAWAESSSDAVARGGWTITAYALGVVVGAPTIAALTARVPRKKLVLGLLVLFVVGTVASALAPTFELVLVARFVAALPHGAYFGAAGLLAATLMGPGSEARGYAAVLSGLTAANVVGVPLITRLGQTSGWRIAYLVIAGVFLLTLAAVLLVVPEVAATPDGSPARELHALRTPQVWLVAATAAIGFAGFFAVNSYIAPVTTEVTGLGAGAVPWVLVAFGLGMTVGNALGGWFADRNLRRAMLIGFACVIASIVLFGLIAATTAGIFIGAFLIGATSLFLGPALQARLITVAPGAQLMGAAVNQSAMNVANSLGAALGGLVIARGYGYLAPTWVGVVLAVAGLGLAAAGFATERRRELSPAV
- the manD gene encoding D-mannonate dehydratase ManD; its protein translation is MRIAEARVIVTCPGRNFVTLKLVTDDGLTGVGDATLNGREQAVAAYLTEHVVPVLLGRDPARIEDTWQLLYKGAYWRRGPVTMSAIAAVDTALWDIKGKVAGLPVHELLGGRSRDGVTVYGHASVSSLDGILTDVGRLVDQGYRAVRVQAAIPGLPTTYGVSADARTYEPAGSALPAQEVWSTPRYLAHVPGVFERVRAEFGPDLRLLHDAHHRLTPIEAATLGRRLEPYALTWLEDPVPAELQEGYRLIRQHTTTPLAVGEVFNSIWDCQELITGQLIDYIRASVVHAGGISHLRRIFDLAHLYHVRSGSHGATDLSPICLAAALHLDVSIPNFGLQEYMPHTAATDEVFPHGYHYEDGYLHPSTTPGLGVDIDEELAARYPYRPASLPVNRLEDGTLHSW